CCAGGCTTACAAACGCCTGGAACCTGAGGCTATTCATGGGATTCTCATGGATCCCTGGACCGGTGAGATCCTGGCTCTGGCCCAGTACCCCAGCTTCGATCCCGGCCGCCCCTGGGCCAGTCCCGCCGCCAACCAGCGCCTGCGAGCTATTACCGACATGTACGAACCCGGCTCCACCCTCAAGGTGGTTACCGCTACCGCCGCCCTAGATGCCGGCTATCATTCCCCCCTGGATGAATTCGACTGCGAAGGTGGCGAATTCACCTACCATAACTTTCTGATCAGAGACGCCTTCCCTCGTAACATCCTGACCCTCTCAGAAGTCATCGCTCACTCCAGTAACATCGGTATCATCAAAATTGCCGAAGAGATCGGTCCCAGCCTCCTTTACAAGTACGGCTGTCGGTACGGGCTGGGGGCTCGTACTGGAATTCGCTTACCCGCCGAGTCGCCGGGTATCTTCCGTGAACTTGGGGAGTGGAGCGCTGTGTCCAACGGTGAAATCGCCATGGGCCAGGAAATCGGCGTCACTACGCTCCAGCTGGCCCTCATCTATAGTGCCATCGCCAACGGCGGTTTGCTCATGCGCCCCTTCCTCGTCACCCAAATCCAGAATCCCACCGGAAAAGCTCTCGTTACGAACCACCCGCAAGTCATTCGACGGGTGGCGTCACCAGCCACCATGCAGCAGCTGTGCCGGATACTATACAATGCGGTTGAGAATGGCACCGGAAACGAGGCCCGCCTGCCCGGCTACACCCTCGCCGGAAAAACCGGCACCGCCCAAAAGTATCTCAACGGCAAATACTCTAGAAGGGAATTTGTGGCTACTTTTGCCGCCATGTTTCCCGTCGACCGCCCGCGTATAGTCTGTGTTGTGGCCATCGACAGCCCACAATACGGAAGGCACTTTGGCGGTGAAGCAGCAGCACCCATCGTCCGTAATGTACTCAAGCGCATTTTAAACCTGGACGACGATTTCTACGTGCCACCCCAGCCCGCTCCACTCGCCGAACGCAAAACTTTCACCCCGTACCTGATGGCCACCGCCGGTCACGTCTCCTCGGTCTCCAATCCCGGATTAGTCCCTGATTTCCAGGGCTTCAGTCTCCGCAAGGCCCTGCAGCTCGCACAACGCGCCGGAGTACGACTGCAAGTGGAAGGCTCGGGCCAGGTGGTGGAGCAGTCCTTAAAGCCAGGGACGCTGGTGGGCCATGATCAAGTTTGCGTCATCACGCTTGCTCCTGAAAGATACGCCCGGTGATGCCCCTCCAGCAGATCATGGATGGAATCAACTTCATGGCTCCCCTGCCAGACCTGGATATCGCCGGCCTGACTCATGACTCCCGGCAGGTGGCACCTGGCTGTCTGTTCGTGGCCCTTCCCGGCCTTCACGTTCAGGGAACCGCTTTCATTACGGAGGCCTTTCACAACGGGGCCAGGGCCGTCGCCGGACCAGCTCCCCGCCCTGATTCGGTGAAGGAACCCTATATTGCCTTGAGCGATCCCCTGGCAGCCTATTCCCGCATGGCGGCCAACTTTTATCAGCACCCAAGCAAACGCGTCCTGGTAATAGGCATCACCGGCACGAATGGAAAAACGACCACTGCCGAAGTGATGGCAGCCATCCTCCATGCCCACGAGATTCCGGCCGCCATCGTCGGCACGTTGGGTCTCCGCTATGAGCAGACAAGCGCATCCACCGGGTTCACCACCCCTGAAGCCAATCAGATCCACAAGATCTTTGCTGAACTCCGCGACCGAAAGATCCAGGGGGTGGTAATGGAGGTCTCTTCCCACGCACTGAAACAGCGGCGGGTGGATGATGTGGATTT
This window of the Candidatus Neomarinimicrobiota bacterium genome carries:
- a CDS encoding penicillin-binding protein is translated as MTRLYLQHRPRVILVNFLVTALLLTVVVKLFYVQILNHNAYRSKAHQQSTEVVVLPAVRGNIEDRNGEPLTSNIIHYSFAVDPQVVEHIDSLINLFARTFNRSPAYYQKRLTTDRSFVWLERNIPHHRCEGILGFQAPGLIVQQEVRRRYPYSHLTAPLVGFTDVDGKGIAGLELEYDTFLRGENGWQVLRRNAKGRVIPHIGDESRPPHNGARLQLTVDIDYQSIFQEEMAQAYKRLEPEAIHGILMDPWTGEILALAQYPSFDPGRPWASPAANQRLRAITDMYEPGSTLKVVTATAALDAGYHSPLDEFDCEGGEFTYHNFLIRDAFPRNILTLSEVIAHSSNIGIIKIAEEIGPSLLYKYGCRYGLGARTGIRLPAESPGIFRELGEWSAVSNGEIAMGQEIGVTTLQLALIYSAIANGGLLMRPFLVTQIQNPTGKALVTNHPQVIRRVASPATMQQLCRILYNAVENGTGNEARLPGYTLAGKTGTAQKYLNGKYSRREFVATFAAMFPVDRPRIVCVVAIDSPQYGRHFGGEAAAPIVRNVLKRILNLDDDFYVPPQPAPLAERKTFTPYLMATAGHVSSVSNPGLVPDFQGFSLRKALQLAQRAGVRLQVEGSGQVVEQSLKPGTLVGHDQVCVITLAPERYAR